In the Gossypium raimondii isolate GPD5lz chromosome 9, ASM2569854v1, whole genome shotgun sequence genome, one interval contains:
- the LOC105798381 gene encoding terpene synthase 10: MAFSFFRSFPISSFPVHSKSKRFSYDGSSFHRLIISFASQCEATNKISIEDDIVIRRSANYDPSIWDYDYIQSLRNDFVQDESYKERASKLKEEVRMMLENEVDPLEKLELIDTIQRLGLSYDFGDEIKKTLKNISIDRSTTVARDKDNLYATALEFRLLRQHGYKVNQDVFACFMDDVGNIKASLNQDYKGLLNLYEASYHLLEGETMLQNARELAAKLLKQCLKENNDNQYLWMLVEHALELPLHWRIPRFEAGWFIDVYEKNKEKNPILLELAILDYNIVQSMHQDDLRYVSAWWKELGLDKRMSFARDRLMENFLWSVGMIISPQNGKGRRIQTKVNSLITIIDDVYDVYGTLDELELFTDVVERWDINAIQKLPNYMKICYHALYNSINEMAFDTLKEQGIDVLPFLIKLWTNLCKSYLVEAKWYYTGYTPTLQEYMNNAWISVSGCVILGYSYLATGRITEEGLHHFQECHPNIIYWSCIIVRLADDLGTSSYELKRGDVPKSIQCYMNESGTSEEEARGHIRKLIDATWKKMNEEQTTKSPFSQTFIEIVMDFTRVALLLYQNGDGFGIEGNETKDRVLSLFINPISLPK, encoded by the exons ATGGCTTTTAGTTTCTTTCGTTCATTTCCAATTTCCAGTTTTCCCGTACACTCAAAATCGAAACGCTTCTCATATGATGGGTCAAGCTTTCATAGGTTAATTATTTCTTTTGCCTCACAATGTGAAGCTACAAACAAAATTTCTATTGAAGATGATATCGTAATTAGACGATCGGCTAATTACGACCCATCTATTTGGGATTATGATTATATTCAATCACTCAGAAACGATTTTGTACAG GATGAATCATACAAGGAACGAGCAAGCAAACTAAAGGAAGAAGTGAGGATGATGCTTGAAAATGAGGTGGATCCTTTGGAGAAACTTGAGCTTATTGATACCATACAAAGACTCGGGTTGTCCTATGACTTTGGAgatgaaataaagaaaactttgaagaatatAAGTATCGATCGTAGCACTACTGTTGCAAGGGACAAAGACAATTTATATGCTACAGCTCTTGAATTTAGACTGCTAAGACAACATGGGTATAAAGTGAATCAAG ATGTTTTCGCTTGCTTCATGGATGACGTTGGAAACATTAAAGCAAGCCTTAATCAAGATTACAAGGGATTGCTCAACTTGTATGAGGCTTCATACCACTTATTAGAAGGTGAAACAATGCTGCAGAATGCAAGAGAGTTAGCAGCTAAACTTCTCAAACAATGTCTGAAGGAGAATAATGACAATCAATATCTTTGGATGCTTGTGGAACATGCCTTGGAGCTTCCTCTACATTGGAGGATTCCAAGGTTTGAAGCTGGATGGTTCATAGATGTGTATGagaaaaacaaggaaaaaaatcCCATTCTTTTAGAGCTTGCTATATTGGATTACAACATAGTGCAATCTATGCACCAGGATGATCTTAGATATGTTTCTGC ATGGTGGAAGGAACTTGGTCTTGACAAGAGGATGAGCTTTGCTAGAGATAGGCTAATGGAAAACTTCTTATGGAGTGTGGGAATGATAATTAGTCCTCAGAATGGAAAAGGTAGAAGAATTCAAACAAAGGTCAATTCACTAATAACAATTATTGATGATGTTTATGACGTCTATGGAACCTTAGATGAGTTGGAGCTGTTCACAGATGTTGTTGAAAG ATGGGATATAAATGCAATACAAAAGCTTCCAAACTATATGAAGATATGTTACCATGCGCTATACAATTCGATAAATGAAATGGCTTTTGACACTCTTAAGGAACAAGGGATAGATGTCCTTCCCTTCCTCATTAAACTG TGGACAAATCTATGTAAATCATATTTGGTGGAGGCAAAATGGTATTACACTGGATATACGCCAACCCTACAAGAGTATATGAATAATGCTTGGATTTCAGTATCGGGTTGTGTAATTCTTGGTTATTCCTATTTAGCAACTGGTCGTATAACAGAGGAGGGATTGCACCACTTCCAAGAATGTCACCCCAATATAATTTATTGGTCGTGCATAATTGTACGATTAGCAGATGATTTAGGCACATCATCG TATGAGCTCAAAAGAGGTGATGTTCCGAAATCAATCCAATGTTATATGAATGAAAGTGGCACATCTGAAGAAGAAGCTCGTGGCCACATAAGGAAATTAATTGATGCAACATGGAAAAAGATGAATGAAGAACAAACGACCAAATCTCCATTCTCTCAGACGTTTATTGAAATTGTTATGGACTTTACGAGAGTGGCCTTATTGTTGTACCAAAATGGTGATGGATTTGGTATTGAAGGTAATGAAACCAAGGATAGAGTGTTATCATTAttcattaacccaatttcttTGCCCAAATGA